The DNA window GTTTTTATGATAGGTGCAATATCAAAGTTGCTTAATGAATGGATGTCTCCTATCCTTCAATTAGAGGCATTAACCATTGGGATTGTACTAGGGATGGTGATTAAAAATACACTTGGCGTGAAGGAAAGCTTTAATCCAGGGGTGAAATTTTCTCTTAAAAAATTATTGAAGGTAGGAATCGTACTTTTAGGGTTTAAGCTAAACTTTTCTGCAATAGCTAATTTAGGACCTCGTGTATTATTTATGGTAATAGCTGTTGTTTGTAGTGTTTTGGTTTTTGTAAATCTATTGGGAAAAGTATTTAAAACAGATACAAAACTAGCAACTTTAATTGGGGTAGGATCAAGTATTTGTGGCGCATCGGCAATTGTAGCTCTAACACCTTGTATAGATGCAAAAGAAGAAGATTCAGTACTTGCTGTATCTATTATATCTTTCTTAGGAGCTATAGGGGTTCTAGCTTACTCTGCTATTTCGGTAGTTTCTCCCATGACAGATATTCAATATGGTATTTGGTCAGGGATTTCTTTGCAGGGGGTAGCCCATGCATTGGCAGCAGCTTTTGCAAGAGAAGGATCAGGAGAGATTGGTACTTTTGTAAAAATGGCAAGAGTACTTATGTTAGTACCTGTATCTATTATTTTAGGAATTGTTTTTAACCGATCAGGAGAAGGAAAAAGAGCAAGTTTCCCCATGTATGTATTGTACTTTATTGTAGCAGGAATAATATCTTCATTAGGTATTTTACCAGGATTTTTAGTAAACCTATTTACGAGGGTTAGTAGTTGGTTTATTCTTATGGCCATGATTAGTATGGGACTTATGGTAAATTTTAAAACCATTAAGGATAAAGGAATGAAAGTAATTGTTTTAGGATGTACTTTGTTTTCTATATTGTCTGTTTCGACCTATTTTATTATTTTGAAGTTTTTCTAATAGAAAAAATAAAACACTCTTGAAAATTTTCAAGAGTGTTTTATAATGATTATGATTTTTTATTTTTCAGTAGTTTTAAATTCTTCTTGTATATTATGTAAAAGATTATTGTTTTCTATGACGTCAACGGCAGTAAGTACTAAAGCACCAATGGTTTTTACCATATTTTCATAAGCAAAAGGTTGATTAGTAGCATCTCTAAATGTTGTTGTATGAGCAACAATAGGGTTTTGGCTGATACCAAAGTAAGGATGAATGGTAGGGCATACATGACTTACATTTCCAGCATCTAATGAGCCATAGCTTTCTTTTGCTTCATGAATTTTTTCTACGCCTAATTTTTTTATGTTTTTACAATAAGCTTTAGATAAATTTTGATTGGTCACTAAATTATCATAGCTATATTCATAATTACAGATTTTAAGCTCTGTTCCAGCAGCTAGAGAGGCTCCTTTTGCACAATTTTTCACCTTTTCTACAAGCTCTTTTAAATAGCTTTTTGTTGTTGCTCTTACATAAAATTGAGCAATGGCTAGATCTGGAACTATGTTTGCAGCATGACCTCCTTCTTTTATGATACCATGTATACGACAATCAGATTTTGTATGTTCTCTTAATGCGTTGATATTATTAAAAGTATTAATCACTGCATCTAGTGCATTGATCCCTTCTTCTGGGCATGCTGCTGCGTGGGCAGTTTTTCCTTTGAATGTAAACTCTATGGCTTCCATAGCTAAAGAATCTCCACTTTTATAGTGATGATCTGCTGGATGTGCCATCATAGCAACTGTAATATCATCAAAAGCACCTTTGTCTGCCATGTCTACTTTAGCGCCACAAGTTTCTTCTGCTGGAGTTCCAAATACGACTACCTTTCCGCCTATAGAAGAGAGCACTTTACTTAAAACAATGCCTGCACCAGTACTTGTTGTACCTAAGATATTATGACCACATCCATGACCGATTTCAGGTAGTGCATCATATTCTGCTAGATACCCTATAGTAGGACCCGGTTTTGAACCTTTAAATTCAGCACGAAAAGCTGTCTTTATGTCTAGATAATTTTCCTTAACAGCAAATCCGTGTTTTTTTAATAAATCAATATGAGCGTTGCAACTCTTTATCTCTTCATTTCCTAATTCAGGATTGTTTAAGATATACTCATTTAGAGTGATCAATTCATTTTTTATTTCTTCAGTTAGTTGTGATACTTTTTTTATCATTTTACATTCCCCCCATTGAATAAGTCTTTTTTCTTATTATACTACCTAATCCCTTATGAATAATAATATTTTTTAAAGTAATTTTATGTATTCTTTTGATAGAAAGAATACCATCCAAAATTAAAGATAGTAGGTTGACAGATGATTTATTTAAATATATAATAATGATAATCAATATCATTTAGAAAAATATAGGAGGGAAGAAAATGACGGCATTAATCGTGGGCGGAGATCGGTTAGGAAGTATACCACAGGTACTTAATGAAAGAGGGTTTGAGGATTATATTCATTGGACAGGACGGAAAAAAGGAATGAGAAATAAAACAATCCCTATGAATATTGACATGATTGTTGTTTTATATGATTTTATTGAACATAATTTAGCAAACATTATTAAAAAAGAATCAAAAAATATGGAAGTTCCATGTGTATTTGCCAAGAGAGCAGGAAGTGATTTAGCTATAAAGTTAGATATTTGTAAATATTGTAAGAAACCATGCAAAAGATGTATTTAATCAAGAAAAGAGGAAGAAAATATAGTCATTTTCTTCCTCTTTTGTTGATTAATCTAAACATAAGATTTCTGCTGAACATTTAAATTGATTTTTTCCTAAGTGTTTTGCTTCGTATAAAAGGTTGTCTACTAATTCAACAAAATTATGCTGATTAGAAGAAGAAGGAGCAATACTAGCACAACCTATTCCTCCACTGATAGTAATCTTTACTTCTTCCCTATTGATAAGAAAAATATGATCTTCAATAGTTTTTCTTATTCTTTCACAAATTTTTTCTGCTTCTTGTATAGAGCTATTAGGAAAGATAATGGCGAATTCTTCTCCACCATATCTAGCAGCAATATCTGTTTTTCTGATATGATCATGAATCATTGAAGAAATTTCTTTTAAAATAGTATCTCCTGCTAAGTGTCCATAAGTATCATTTACTTTCTTGAAATTATCAATATCCATGATGGTTAGACAAAAGGGTGTATTTTTTGATTCTGAAATTTTTATAACATCTTTTAAATATTTATAGAAGCTTTTGTGGTTATACATATTAGTAAGATAATCTTTTGTTGCAATCTCATTGAGTACACTATTTTTTTCTTTGATTTCCTCGAACATAAATGAAATTTGTGATTGTAACCGATACATTTCTTTTAAAATAGAAGCTAAAACATAGCTTAGTAAATAAAAAGAAAAAATATTCATAAGAAATTCTAGAGAAAATAAATTTTTGGGATTTTGTATCATGACAATTACTCCGTAGCATAATGTAACAAAAGAACTAAATAAGTAAGCATTTTTATAATAGAATCGAACTGTTTGCAAGGTGATATAAATATAAAATAAATGAAATACAGGATAAAAAAAACCTTTTGATAAATATAAAAAAATAGTTAAAAATAGGCCATCTATAAAAGATAAGCATAAATTTGGATTGAAGTGATGGATATTTTGAAAATATGCTTTTCGAATAAAATAGATTACTAACATAGCTAAATAGAAGCCGTAAATAAATAAAAATTTTTTTATAGGAAGTAATAAACTATTTAGAGGAAAGTGTTGAAAAGTTAAAATACTAAGTAGTAGTAAGATTAATTGTATACCTAGATAAAGCTCTTCTAACATTTTCATTCTAGAATTGTGAATATCTAACATGGGAAAATCAATCTCCTTTATCAAACAAATGAAAATAATTATCATTTATATTGTAGAATACCCTATTATGCCTGTCAAGAGAAAAAGATGACTCCCCAAATTTTAAAATTTATTTTACAGCAAAAGAATATTATGGTAGTATAAATGAGAATGAATATCGTTGATGATAACGGAGGGAGGCTAAGGAAATGGCATTGGCCTTTAAAAAAATCCATATGGAAATAATTCAAAAACAATTAAGAAGTAGTAGAATACAAAATAAATTTAGGATTCAAACGATTATACGTATGCTAGAAGAAAAAGATGGGTTTACCAAAAATCATTCATTGATGGTCGGAAGTTATGCAAAAATATTTGGACAGAAATTAGGGCTTTCTTCAGAGGATATACAAGAATTAGAATATGCAGGAATTATTCATGATATAGGCAAAATAACTATTCCAGATAGAATATTATTAAAACAGTCAAAGCTTACTAAGGATGAGTATGAAATCATTAAAAAACATCCTTTTGAGGGATATAAAATTTTAAAGGAAATGAAAGCACCAAAGAATCTTTTACATTATGTTTTGTACCATCATGAAAGAGCAGATGGTAAGGGATATCCTTCAGGGTTAAAAGAAAAAGAAATTCCTTATAAAGTAAGGTTATTTAGTATTTGTGATGCCTATGAAGCTATGACTGGAGATCGTCCATATAGGGATATCTTATCTAAGGAAGAAGCATTAAAACGGCTAAAAATAGGAGCAGGTAGCCAATTTGATCAAAAATTAGTAGATTCATTTATAAGATTATGTTTGTAAGAGAGGAACATAATAAATATGAAAGTGGAAAATAAGTTGTCTAAAAATCAGTTAATTGTTTATCAAATATTTCAAGAAAATATATGTAAAAAGTTAAACATAAAAGAAATTATGGCATTGATTTATGAAAAAAATAAAAAAATAAGTCAAAGAACAGTATATAGAATTCTTGATGCTTTAATGAATATAGGTAAAATTTATTGTAGTGATATGTATAAGGGAATGAGGAGTTTTGAATTAATCGAAAAGAATCATTGTTTGTTGATTTGTAAAGAATGCAAAGCTACAAAGATCATCAATATAGGAAAACAATTTAAATTAGACCAAACACATATAAAAAACAAAAATATTAAAATTACTGGTGGATGGATAAAATTTTATGGATTATGTAAAAAATGCATGGAAAAAAATTCAAAAGTAATTGACAATTATAATCAATTAGCATATAATATCGTCGAAAATGATAATTATAATCAACTAATAAATCGAAATGATTGAAAAAAGTTTTATATTGATTATATTAGATAGGAGGGTGTTATATGCCATTATCTATGGTAAATCCAGGGCAAGATGCTATTTTAAATGCGATTAATTGGGGGCCAAAGTTAAAGAAAAAACTACAGGATATGGGTTTAACTCGAGGGGTTAAAATTAATGTTATATCTAATAATACGAATGGAGCCTTTATTGTAAATGTAAGGGGGTCTAGGTTAGTTTTAGGTGGTGTGGTTACACAGCAAATTATGGTAGATATAGCATAATACATATTTGAAAGGGGAAGAAAATAGAATGGGAAGAACATTAAAAGAATTACAGCCAAAGACAGGCGGAAAGATTATTAAAATACAAGGAACGGGTGCTGTAAAAAGAAGATTGATGGATATGGGTGTTGTTAGAGGAACAGAAATTTATATAGAAAAAAAAGCACCCTTAGGAGATCCCATCGAGGTAAAAGTAAAAGGATATAATCTTACTTTAAGAAAAGAAGATGCTGAAAAAATTATTGTAGAGTAGTTTGAGAAGACTTTGAAAATAAATTTCAAGGTCAATAATTTTGCATAAATATTGAGAATGATTTACATATTCAAATAAGGAGGAATATCAATGTTGAGAAATATAACCATTGCGTTGGCGGGAAACCCCAATAGTGGTAAAACTACATTGTTTAATGCTTTTACTGGTGCTAGGCATTCTGTAGGAAATTGGCCTGGTGTTACAGTAGAAAAGAAAGAAGGAAAGCTACACCATAAAAACAACGAAATGATAGCAGTGGATTTACCAGGAACATATAGCTTATCACCCTATTCATTAGAGGAAAAAATTTCAAGAAAGTATATTGTGGATGAATCGCCTGATGTAGTTGTAAATATTGTAGATGCTTCTAATATTGAAAGAAACTTATATTTATCTATGCAGCTTATTGAGCTAGGAAAACCTGTTGTAATTGCTTTAAATATGTTAGACGTAGCACAAAGAAGAGGGCATAAGATTGATCATGAGAAGCTATCAAAGCTTTTAGGAGTACCAGTAGTCCCTATTATAGCAACACAAAAGAAGGGAATAGAAAAATTATTAGATACAGCTTTAGAAGTTGCTCATGGAAAAATAAAATATAATCCAAACCAAGTAGATTATGGAAAAGATGTAGAGAAAAAAATTAAAGAAACAATAGAAATGTTAAAAGGACATGTAGATATTTCGAAATTTAATCTAAGATGGTTAGCATTAAAGGTTATTGAAGAAGATGAAGAGATTTTAAATGAATTGAATCTTACACCACAGGTGGAAAATGATGAAATAGCAGTAACGGATGAATTTTCACTAGAAGATGACTATGAAAGCTTAGTTGCAGGTAGAAGATATACTTATATTACAAGTATTATTTCAAAAACGGTGAAAAAACCGAAGGATGAAGGATTAAATACATCTGATAAAATTGATAAAGTGCTTACAAATAAATGGTTAGGGCTTCCTATATTTGCGGGACTTATGTATATTGTATTTTGGTTTACCTTCAACATTGGAAATATTTTCTTAGATCAAATTGATGGATGGTTTGGTACTTTTGGAGAAACCGTAGGAGCTTCTTTAGAAGGAGCTGTAGCACCTTGGTTACAATCATTAATTGTTGATGGTATTATAGGTGGAGTTGGTGGGGTGTTAACATTTGTACCCAATATTGTATTTTTATTTATTGCTATTTCAATCCTTGAAGATAGTGGATATATGGCGAGAGTAGCATTTATTATGGATAGAGCCATGAGGAAGATTGGACTTAGCGGTAAGGCATTTATTCCAATGCTTATGGGATTTGGTTGTTCTGTTCCAGCTGTAATGGGAACGAGAACTCTTGAAAATGAAAATGATCGTTTGGCATCTATACTTGTAGTGCCATTTATGTCTTGTGGGGCAAGAGCACCTATTTATATTTTATTTGCAGGCGTGTTTTTTCCAGGATATGAAAGTATTGTTACATTCTCCTTGTATGTTTTAGGAATCGTTGTAGCTATTATGTGTGCATTGATTTTCAAGAAAACTTTATTTAAAGGAGAACAAAGCCCTTTTGTTATGGAGATTCCACCATACAAATTCCCCACTTTAGGAGGGACAGGAATTGCTGTATGGGAAAAAGCAAAAGGATATATTTTAAGAGCGGGTACAATTATCTTTGCAGCATCTGTGTTGATTTGGTTTATATTAGGATTTAATTTCTCAGGACAAGTAGAGATGGTAGATAGTATTGGAGCAAGTATTGGTAAAATAGCAGCACCAATCTTTAGACCATTAGGATTTGGGTCTTGGCAAGCAGCTTTATCTCTTATTACTGGGCTTATGGCAAAAGAAGTAGTTGTAAGTAGTATGGCAGTGATCTATGGATTAGGAGAGGCTGTAGGAGAAGCTGCTATGGAGGGAGATGTTTTAGGCTTTGCAGGGGCGTTAAAAACTGCTGGATTTACAAGCCTTAGTGCATTATCTTTTATGGTATTCTCACTATTATATATACCGTGTCTAGCAGTAATTGGTGTAATTAAGAGAGAAACAAATTCATGGAAATGGACAGGATTTTCCGTTGGCTATACTTTTGTTGTTGCATGGGTAGTTTCATTCCTTGTATATCAAGTAGGCGGATTATTAGGATTTTAAGGAGATGATTTTGTGGGGAATTTACTTACGTGGGTTCTTGGAGTAGGAATCATTGGTTTGGGTGTATATTGTTTGATAAAAGGTATAAAAAAAGAAGTTAATGGAACAGGATGCAGTAGCTGTAAAGGTTGTAGTTATCACAGTTGTTCATCTAGAAAAGAAGGATAAATATAAAAACTTCCTTTGAGTTTTCTCAAGGGAAGTTTTTATTATTCACAGGAGATTGTTGGAAAGTATTAAAACTAAATGCAGTAGTAAATAAGTTATTGTAAAAAGTGAATGGAAAAAAATATAAAAACCATTGACAATTATAATCAATTGGCATATAATATCGTTGAAACTGATAATTATAATCAACTAGTGAATATGAACAAATGAAAAAAAGTTACATTGATAAATATAAGTTGAAATAATGAATCAATTGTGGAAAGCGATAAAAGTAGTAATAGTTTCTTGACAAAGCCTCTCTACAAGTATAGAATACATTTGTTAACTAAGGTTAACTTTATAGTTTTCTTGTAATATCAGATGATGTATATGATATATGGGAGGAAAAATGAAGTATAATGAATCAGTTGAAATGTATTTAGAAACGATCTATATATTAGAAAAAGAGCATGGTCATGCTCATGGCGTGGATATTGCTGAAGCTTTGGGGGTTTCAAAAGCAAGTGTGTCAAAAGCTATGGGACAGTTAAAATCTCGAGATTTAGTATATAAGGAAACTTATGGAAGTGTTACCCTTACGCAAAAGGGTAGGGAGATTTCCGAAAGAATATACTATAATCATAAGTTAATTACTGATTTTCTTGAGCATTCCCTGGGATTGACACTAGCTGAAGCATCTGAGAATGCTTGTAAGATGGAACATGTTGTCAGTGACAGCCTGCTTCATGCAATAGAAGCATATTTTAAAAAATATCGTAAAGATTAAAAAGTGATATATATATAAAGGAGGTATATATATGGCTAGTACTTTAGTAGGTAGAATGATGAATGGAATTCATGAAGTTGAAAAGGTTAAGGGTGGTCTGGTGAGAAAGCTATCAGAAGCGAAAGTGGATGTAGAATATACAATAAAAAGAATTGAAACAGATGATGAGGAGCTAAAAAGTTTTTTATTTACGCTAGGTTGTTACGAAGGTGAAAAATTAACAGTAATATCCATATTGGGTGAAAACTATGTTATATCTGTAAAAGATGCAAGATACAGTATGAATTTGGAATTGGCAGAAGCTATAATTATATAATGATTATTGGAAGCTATAGAGATATAGCTTTTCAATTGGCCAATAAGTTAACTTGGGTTAACTTTGATATTTAATTTCATATATAATAAATTATTAATTTGTACTTATTTTAAGTTAGCGGTGCTGACGAAATAAGATTTAGGAGGGAAATTATGAAAATAGCACTAACAGGGAATCCTAACAGTGGTAAAACCACAATGTTCAACGCCATAACAGGTAAGATTGAACGTGTGGGTAACTGGGCGGGTGTTACTATTGAGAAAAAAGAAGGCAATATCAAAAAGAATTTGAACAAGACTGGTGTGGAGATTACAGCGGTTGACCTTCCAGGTGCATATTCTATGTCACCATTTACATCTGAGGAATCAATAACTCGCCATTTCGTTAAAAATGAAAATCCAGATGTAATCATCAATATTGTAGATGCAACAAACTTAAGTAGAAGTTTATTTTTCACAACACAACTTCTAGAATTAGGTATTCCTGTAGTTGTAGCTCTTAACAAGAGTGATTTAAATGAGAAAAAGAAAACAGCAATTAATGTAACTGGACTAAGTAAAGCTTTAGGCTGTCCTGTTATCAAAACTGTATCAACTAAATCAGGTAATAATGGTTTAGAAGCATTAATTTCAAAAGCAGTAGAAGTTAAAGGTAAAGGTCAAACAGCTCCGTACAATAGCAAAGGTATTGACCTTACAAATGCTAAAGCGGTGGAAATCTCTGATAAAAAGCGTTATGAGTTTGTTAATAGTATTGTTTCAAAAATTGAAGATCGTAAGGTAAGTAGTAATCGTCAAACAAGGCAAGATGATGCGGATAGAATTTTGGCTAATAAATGGTTAGGAATTCCAATATTTGCTTTAATTATGTGGGCTGTATTCTCTATTTCACAAGAATCTTTAGGACCCTTGTTGGCAGATACATTTGTTGGTTGGATTGATGGTATATACGCATGGGCCGAAGGTATGCTTGGTGAAGGCGTATCGCCGGTGCTTAGTTCACTGCTATTAGACGGTATTATTGGTGGTGTGGGTGCTGTAGTTGGATTCTTACCACTGATCATGGTATTATTCTTTTTATTAGCGTTACTTGAAGATTGTGGTTACATGGCACGTGTTGCTGTAGTAATGGATCGTTTCTTTAATCGTGTAGGTTTGTCAGGTAAATCAATTATCCCTATGGTTATTGGGACTGGTTGTGCCATTCCTGGGATTATGGCAACTAGAACCATTAAGAATGAAAGACAAAGAAGAACTACTGCAATGTTGACTCCGTTCATGCCTTGTGGTGCGAAGTTACCAATTATTGCATTATTCGCAGGGGTGTTCTTTGACGATGCAGCATGGGTTGGTACAACAATGTACTTTGTTGGTATAGCTCTTATTATTCTTGGTGCGTTAATTGTAGTAAGAATTACTGGTGAGAAAAACGCAAGATCATTTTTTATTATGGAACTACCAGAATATAGATTCCCAAGTATCAAAAGAGCTACAATTTCAATGTTCTCTAGAGCAAAAGCATTCATTATTAAAGCGGGTACGATTATACTTCTTTGTAATGCAGCAGTGCAAGTTATGCAAACATTTAACTGGCAATTTGAAGTTGTTGCAGAAAATGCACAAAATACAAGCATTTTAGCTAGTATTGCATCACCATTTGCTGTTTTATTAATTCCATTAGGCTTTGGCGTATGGCAGCTTGCAGCAGCAGCTATTACTGGTTTTATTGCAAAAGAGAATGTTGTTGGGACTTTGGCTGTAGTTTACTCTATTACTAACTTTATCGATCCTGAAGAATTTGAGTTATTATCAGGAGGGTCAGATGTTGCAAGTATTATGGGGTTAACTTCAGTGGCTGCTTTAGCGTATCTTATGTTTAACTTGTTTACACCTCCTTGTTTTGCAGCTATTGGTGCAATGAACTCAGAAATGGAAAATAAAAAATGGCTTTGGGGTGCAATTTCATTCCAATTCGGAATGGGTTATGTGGTAGCATTTTTAGTTTATCAAATTGGTACGTTAGTAACAACAGGTTCTGTAGGTGCTGGTTTTATCCCTGGACTTGTGGTTGTTGTAGCATTGGTGGGATATACTGTTCACCTTGTGAAAAAAGGGAATCAAAAAGCAGCGCAGAAGTTGAAAGCGGCTGCATAGGAGAAAATTATGACAAATATAATTGTTGGAGTGGTAATATTATCAATTATTGGTTTATCTATTGCAAAGATTATTAGAGAAAAGCAAAAAGGTGTTAAGTGCATTGGTTGTCCATATGCTGAATCCAATAATAAAAAAGGCAATTGTAGTTGTAATATAGAAAAATAAATCGGTAATATTTAAAAACCTGAGGAGATTTTCCCTCAGGTTTTTTGTTAAAATAAAAGTATAGAAAAAGAATAAGATAAAAATAAGAAGGATTTATAAGGGGGAGAAGAATATGGATTTATTAAAGACGACTGACCAGATACATAAGAAATTTCCTATTGTGGATGCCCATTCAGACATTTTATTTGATGTGGTAAGACAAAGGCAATTAGGACGTAAAAGGGTAATAGAGACAGATTATTTACCTCAGTTTATAAGGGGAGGCGTAAATATTATTGTAGCATCTTTATTTATTGATGATATGTTTATTCCTGAAATGTCTTTAAGAAGAGCATTAGACCAGATTGGTAGTTTATATATGGAAATAGATGAGTCAAAGGATAAAATCATGCTTTGTAAAAGCTATAAAGATATTGAAAAAGTAATGAATGATAATAAAATAGCTATCCTATTGTCATTTGAAGGGGTAGAACCTCTATATAATGATTTAAATCTTTTAAAGGTTTTTTATGAGCTAGGGGTAAGACTCGTAGGTCTTTCTTGGAGCAGAAGAAACTATGCAGCAGATGGATGTTATTTTACTCCTATGAAAGAGGGAAAAAAAGGAGGTCTTACAGCTTTTGGAGTAGCCCTTATAGAGATGGCAGAAAGTTTAGGGATGTTTATGGATGTAAGCCATTTAAATGATGAAGGATTTTGGGATGTTTTAGAAGTTACTAAAAAACCTATTATTGCCTCTCATTCTAATTGTAGAAACTTGGTACCTGTTATGAGAAATCTTACAGATGAACAGATTAAAGCTATTGCAAAAAGACAAGGTGTTATAGGAATGAATATTGCAAATAAATTTGTTGCCAATGAGGGGGATTTGGCAAATACAGAGAGATTAGTAGATCATATTGACTACATTGTAAATTTAGTAGGGATCAATCATGTGGGGTTTGGATTTGATTTTTGTGATCAATTAAGAAAGTATGATTTGCCAAAGCCTAATCCTTCAGATAATAAATTTTTTGATACATTAAGTGGACATGGTAAGATTAAAAATATCACAAAGGAATTAATAAACCGAGGATATAAAGAAGAGGATATAAAACTAATTTTAGGAGGTAATTTTTTAAGGGTTTATAAGGAGTTATTGTAAAAAAAACAGATACTTTATGAATATTGTAAATAAAGAATTTGAAAATGAAAGAGATGATTTCATCAAAGCATGAGTGCTATAATATATACAATATGGTTATAAGTATGGACTAAATTTATGAGAAAAAGTAAATAGTAGAGTTGTATATAAAGTACTGAACAAAAAATCCTTCAATAACAATAAGATAGGAGTATAGTTTTCAAAAATTATAAAAAATGGTATACTAGGGACAAAAAGAATAGCCTGGAGGAAGATATGAAGAAAATATTATGGACAACAATTTTGTTGATTCTTCTATGCTCTTTCAATGTTTATGGAGAGCCAGAAGATGATTTGAATACTTATGAGGATTTTAAAAGTTACACAGAAACTGGATTGATTCTAGAAGCTGGAGAAGTAAAAGTAAGTCAAGAATATGAAGGGTTTACAGAAAAAAATCAATATGTAAAGTTGCAAGTTACTAGTGGAAAATATAAAGGGAAGGTTTTTGAAATAGACCATAATATACCAGATAATTATACCTATGCCATTGAGGTAAAAAAAGGAGATCAGGTGGTTATTAATATTGATGAATATACAGATGGCATGTTAGATGTGGCTGTAACAGATTATAAGCGACAACATTATGTAATCTATTTATATATATTGCTTCTTGTGTTGATTATAATTGTTGGAAAAACAAAGGGAGTAAAGGCTGTAATTACCCTTTCTCTTACTATGTTTGCTATTTTAAAAATTCTTTTACCTGCTATGTTAAAAGGAATGAATCCTATTCCTATAACCATTGCAATCTCTATTGTCATAACAATTATTACTATGTTTGTTATTGGAGGGTTTAATTATAAAAGTACTGCAGGGATTATTGGAACCAGTGGAGGTGTAATCATTGCAGGACTTATTGCTTATTATATTGGAAGTAAGGTGAAA is part of the Crassaminicella profunda genome and encodes:
- a CDS encoding DUF1206 domain-containing protein, with amino-acid sequence MGNLLTWVLGVGIIGLGVYCLIKGIKKEVNGTGCSSCKGCSYHSCSSRKEG
- a CDS encoding FeoB-associated Cys-rich membrane protein, which produces MTNIIVGVVILSIIGLSIAKIIREKQKGVKCIGCPYAESNNKKGNCSCNIEK
- a CDS encoding YibE/F family protein; its protein translation is MKKILWTTILLILLCSFNVYGEPEDDLNTYEDFKSYTETGLILEAGEVKVSQEYEGFTEKNQYVKLQVTSGKYKGKVFEIDHNIPDNYTYAIEVKKGDQVVINIDEYTDGMLDVAVTDYKRQHYVIYLYILLLVLIIIVGKTKGVKAVITLSLTMFAILKILLPAMLKGMNPIPITIAISIVITIITMFVIGGFNYKSTAGIIGTSGGVIIAGLIAYYIGSKVKLTGLSSEEAVMLLNIPQKINFDFKSLLFSGIIMGALGAVMDVGMSISSAMEEIHNANPSLTKKELFSAGMNVGTDVMGTMTNTLILAYTGSSIPLLLLFMAHETSIVKILNLDIIATEVIRSLAGSIGLVMTIPLTAFVASILMKKNKK
- a CDS encoding FeoA family protein; its protein translation is MASTLVGRMMNGIHEVEKVKGGLVRKLSEAKVDVEYTIKRIETDDEELKSFLFTLGCYEGEKLTVISILGENYVISVKDARYSMNLELAEAIII
- the feoB gene encoding ferrous iron transporter B, with protein sequence MKIALTGNPNSGKTTMFNAITGKIERVGNWAGVTIEKKEGNIKKNLNKTGVEITAVDLPGAYSMSPFTSEESITRHFVKNENPDVIINIVDATNLSRSLFFTTQLLELGIPVVVALNKSDLNEKKKTAINVTGLSKALGCPVIKTVSTKSGNNGLEALISKAVEVKGKGQTAPYNSKGIDLTNAKAVEISDKKRYEFVNSIVSKIEDRKVSSNRQTRQDDADRILANKWLGIPIFALIMWAVFSISQESLGPLLADTFVGWIDGIYAWAEGMLGEGVSPVLSSLLLDGIIGGVGAVVGFLPLIMVLFFLLALLEDCGYMARVAVVMDRFFNRVGLSGKSIIPMVIGTGCAIPGIMATRTIKNERQRRTTAMLTPFMPCGAKLPIIALFAGVFFDDAAWVGTTMYFVGIALIILGALIVVRITGEKNARSFFIMELPEYRFPSIKRATISMFSRAKAFIIKAGTIILLCNAAVQVMQTFNWQFEVVAENAQNTSILASIASPFAVLLIPLGFGVWQLAAAAITGFIAKENVVGTLAVVYSITNFIDPEEFELLSGGSDVASIMGLTSVAALAYLMFNLFTPPCFAAIGAMNSEMENKKWLWGAISFQFGMGYVVAFLVYQIGTLVTTGSVGAGFIPGLVVVVALVGYTVHLVKKGNQKAAQKLKAAA
- a CDS encoding dipeptidase, whose amino-acid sequence is MDLLKTTDQIHKKFPIVDAHSDILFDVVRQRQLGRKRVIETDYLPQFIRGGVNIIVASLFIDDMFIPEMSLRRALDQIGSLYMEIDESKDKIMLCKSYKDIEKVMNDNKIAILLSFEGVEPLYNDLNLLKVFYELGVRLVGLSWSRRNYAADGCYFTPMKEGKKGGLTAFGVALIEMAESLGMFMDVSHLNDEGFWDVLEVTKKPIIASHSNCRNLVPVMRNLTDEQIKAIAKRQGVIGMNIANKFVANEGDLANTERLVDHIDYIVNLVGINHVGFGFDFCDQLRKYDLPKPNPSDNKFFDTLSGHGKIKNITKELINRGYKEEDIKLILGGNFLRVYKELL
- a CDS encoding metal-dependent transcriptional regulator, whose amino-acid sequence is MKYNESVEMYLETIYILEKEHGHAHGVDIAEALGVSKASVSKAMGQLKSRDLVYKETYGSVTLTQKGREISERIYYNHKLITDFLEHSLGLTLAEASENACKMEHVVSDSLLHAIEAYFKKYRKD